Sequence from the Corallococcus sp. EGB genome:
AGGTGCCGTAGCGGTCCGGCATGTAGCCCAAGAGCGGCCGGGCCCGGTCCGGCGCGTCCACCAGCGACGTGCCGTCCAGCAGCACCGTGCCCGCGGTGGGCACGTCCAGCGTGGCCAGGATGCGCAGCGTGGTGCTCTTGCCCGCGCCGTTGGGCCCGATGAAGCCCAGGATGCTGCCGGCCTCCAGCGTGAACGACACGTCGTCCACCGCGCGCAGCGCCCCGTAGTCGCGCCGCAGCCCCTTCACCTCCAGCAGGCTCATCGCCGTGCCTCCTCGACCTGTCCGCGCACCACGTGCACCGCGGCCTCCAGCTCCACGTCCATCGCCGCCGTGGGCGTGAAGCCGCGCCCGCCCAGCCGCGCCACGAACGTCCCGTTCTCCAGCGCCTGCATCACGGGCATCATCGCGTCCCCGAAGCGGGAGAGCGGCTCGTGCTCCAGGCCCAGCAGGTCATCCGCCTCCTCGCCTGACGGCGTGGCCAGCCCCTCCGCGCCGTCATCCAGCTCCGGCAGGGCCCAGAGCCGACCGTCCAGCTTCAACGTGCCGCCCTTCAGCGGGGCCCCCAGCGCGTTCTGCACCTGCACGCCGCCGTCCGCCTTGCGCGCCGTCAGCCGCGCGCGCGAGGGAACCACGGCGACTTCTCCCCACTCGCGGTAGCTGCGCGAGGGCAGGAAGCTGTTCTTCACGACGAGCCCGTTCGTCCAGTCCAGCAGCAGCGGCGAATCCTCCGGTTCCTTGGGCGCCAGCAGCACGCTGGAGGCGGGCATGCTCACCCCGTCCTTCGCGAGGTTCGCGTACCAGGCGTTGAGCCCCACCGTCACCGCGCGGGAGCGCTCGCGGTCCAGCAGCGTGAGGCTGTAGCGCGCGGCGTGCACGCTGAAGCCGTCCACCAGCACGGACCACGCCACCAGGCCCAGGCTGGTGAGGACCGCCAGCGCGGGCACGGTGATGAGCACCGCCAGCGGCCCCTTGCGCCGGGCGAGCATCCACCCGCCGGGCCCCACCGCCAGCGTGAAGAGGACGATGAGCAACATGAAGCGGCCCACGGGCGCGCGCGCGGTGGAGAGCAGCGGCAGCCGTCCGTCGTTCAGCAGGTCGTGGCGCTCCCAGCGGGGCGGCGGGCCCGCGGGCGTCACCACGGCCTGCGACCGCTGCGTGTCCTCCCAGAGGTTGAAGCCGCAGCCCGGCGTCTGCGTCCGGCATGCGCGGAACTGGCGCACGAAGCCGAAGCCATAGTTCGACAGCTCCGCCTTCTCGTCCTGGAGCAGCGGGAGGTTCAGGCGCGGGTTCGCCGGGGGCTGGTCGAGCACCAGCTTGCCGCCGCTCACCGCGTAGGACTCCAGCACCGCCCAGACGTCCGCGGGCACCTGGTCCGGCGGCACCGCCACCAGCACCGCGTCGTAGCCCGCGTAGGCGGCCAGCTCGCGCGGCGCGGTGCGCGGATCCACGAAGCGCGTGGCGACGAGCGGCTCCATGTTCTCCGACACGCGGCGCAGCCCCGTCGCCGCCTCAAAGGCCTTCACGTCGCCCAGCACCATCACGCGCGCGCCCCGGTAGCCGTCCAGGTAGAAGCCCCGGGCGGAGGTGTCCAGCCCGGGCGAGTCCAGCTGGAGCGTCCCCCCCTGCAGGTCCGCGGGCAGCAGCATCCAGGTGACGACGCGCTCCCGGGGCCCCACCTGCAGCGAGCGCTCCGTGAGGCGTCCCTGCGAGGAGATGGACAGGCGCACCGGACGCGGCTGTCCGCCGGCGTTGTGCACCGTCACCTGGATGGGCGTGTAGCCCCGGTTGGGGACCAGCGTGACGACGCGCATGGAGGCCTTGAGGTCCCCTGTGTCGGGGAGGTTCTCCACGGTCTCCCCCACCTCGCGGTAGCCACTGCCTTGGGGCTCGGCCGCCTGAGCCACATCCACATCCGTGCTGGTCGCGAACGCCGCGTCCGTCCAGAGCAGGGCCCCCAGGAGCGCCGCGAGGGCCCAGGACACACGGCTAGCCACGAGGCACCTCGGGGGTCGCCTTGAGCAGCTCGCGCACCACGTCCGGCGCGGACACCTTCTCCAGCGAGGCTTCGTAGGCCAGCACCAGGCGGTGGTTGAGGGCGGCGGGCGCGGCGGCCACCACGTCGTCGAAGCCCACGTTGGGCCGGCCCTCGAGCAGCGCTCGAGCACGGCCCGCGGCGGCCAGGGCCAGCGCCGCGCGAGGGCTCGCGCCGAAGCGCACGAAGCGGCGCACGGCTTCGGGCGCGGAGGCCTGGCGCGGGTCGGACGCCTCCACCAGCCGGCCGATGAAGTCCGCCACCGGGCCGGGCAGGTGCACGCGATCCACGGCGGCGAACAGGCGCGACAGCCCTTCGGCGTCGAGCACCGGCTCCTGCGCGGGGGGCGCGCCGCGCACGCGCGTGGTGAGCAGGGTGCGCAGCGTCCTGGCGCCCACGGGCGGCACGAGGATGCGGAAGAGGAAGCGGTCCAGCTGCGCCTCGGGCAGCGGGTACGTGCCTTCGAGCTCGATGGGGTTCTGCGTGGCGAGCACGAAGAACGGCTCGGGCAGGGGCCGCGTCTGGCCCAGCACCGTCACGGAGCGCTCCTGCATGGCCTCCAGCAGCGCGGACTGCGTCTTGGGGCTGGAGCGGTTGATCTCATCCGCGAGGACGAGGCTCG
This genomic interval carries:
- a CDS encoding MoxR family ATPase, which translates into the protein MAAELLSPAEAQGAADVASRLKAGLNQVMLDQETVVEQVVTAVLARGHVLLEGLPGLGKTELCKALARLLSLPFRRIQFTPDLLPGDITGTYVLEGESRRDFVFREGPLFASLVLADEINRSSPKTQSALLEAMQERSVTVLGQTRPLPEPFFVLATQNPIELEGTYPLPEAQLDRFLFRILVPPVGARTLRTLLTTRVRGAPPAQEPVLDAEGLSRLFAAVDRVHLPGPVADFIGRLVEASDPRQASAPEAVRRFVRFGASPRAALALAAAGRARALLEGRPNVGFDDVVAAAPAALNHRLVLAYEASLEKVSAPDVVRELLKATPEVPRG